One genomic segment of Mycolicibacterium chubuense NBB4 includes these proteins:
- a CDS encoding AAA family ATPase, whose translation MATEVVGREAETAQIVDFLDAAAAAPTSLVIEGDAGIGKTTLWLFAIERARQSGCRVLGTRTAHAESVLAYASLTDLLSGVEPAVLADLPAPQRLALDRVTLLGGPEDSPTDPRAVAAAFLSVVKRLTGSSRVLIAIDDLQWLDPSSAAVIAFAARRLSGPVGVLATLRSDAADAADVSWLRMPWPDAASRLAVGPLSLGALHAVIVRRLGRSLPRPLMVHINEISGGNPLYALELARAATDEGLHMPRSLAELVRRRLAGVNADARDALLAAACAGAPTVDIVARATDSTATGVVDRLADAEAMGIVCYEGRRLRFGHPVLAAGVYADAAPAQRRAMHRSLAAIVEEPELRARHLALATTTGDRDTLHALDAAAESAGKRGAPVAAAELLDFALELGGDTPERRIRLAGFLFDSGNSARARRLLEEVVARDPGRGVCAEAFGLLAVISQLEGSLLTAADELSRALELAEDDLALRARILVSLAWVQIHIGDLAASVRNISDAAADARAVDDPHILSQALGMKIVVGLLSGSGCDDEILWRATELESHESPAPVMFRPSLHAALAHAWTGRLDAAQDALLTVRQRSIERGEESALVFIAYHEGLTAIWRAAFGDAALIAENAVQLASQLDGPLPMSAALTIRALTAAYAGHEDGARRDLQRAIEPTRDCGSELLAGWSMAALGFLEVSLGRHHAALTALEPLVDRLSAHPEAAEIFAAWFVPDAVESFVAVGRAADAEALVDMLERNGRRLDRPWMLASAGRGRAMLLAAGGELDAAADAADRALIEHRRLPMPFERARTQLLAGQLERRRRRNHTAATGLRQALQAFEDFGTPLWAHRARTELGRANVGHHSAGTLTPSEQRVAELAASGMTNREVAAALFISPKTVEANLARVYRKLGIRSRAELGRHMGGNTVNPRSQGRDSW comes from the coding sequence ATGGCCACCGAGGTGGTCGGCCGGGAGGCCGAGACCGCGCAGATCGTGGACTTCCTCGACGCCGCGGCTGCGGCGCCGACCAGCTTGGTGATCGAGGGCGACGCGGGCATCGGCAAGACCACCCTCTGGCTGTTCGCGATCGAACGTGCGCGTCAGAGTGGATGCCGGGTCCTGGGGACCCGCACCGCCCACGCCGAGTCCGTCCTGGCCTATGCGTCGCTCACCGATCTGCTCAGTGGTGTGGAACCCGCCGTGCTCGCCGACCTGCCCGCGCCGCAACGACTCGCGCTCGACCGCGTCACGCTGCTCGGTGGTCCCGAAGACAGCCCGACCGACCCGCGGGCGGTGGCGGCGGCTTTCCTGTCGGTCGTCAAGCGGTTGACCGGATCGAGTCGCGTCCTGATCGCGATCGACGACCTGCAGTGGCTCGACCCGTCCAGCGCCGCGGTCATCGCCTTCGCCGCGAGGCGATTGTCGGGGCCCGTCGGCGTGCTGGCGACTTTGCGCTCAGACGCCGCCGATGCGGCCGACGTGTCCTGGCTCCGGATGCCCTGGCCCGACGCCGCTTCCCGACTCGCGGTCGGCCCCCTGAGCCTGGGGGCGCTGCATGCCGTCATCGTGCGGCGCCTCGGGCGGTCGTTACCTCGGCCGTTGATGGTGCACATCAACGAGATCTCCGGCGGAAACCCGCTGTACGCGCTCGAGCTGGCTCGAGCGGCCACCGACGAGGGTCTGCACATGCCGAGATCACTGGCCGAGCTGGTGCGGCGTCGCCTTGCCGGCGTGAATGCCGACGCCCGGGACGCGTTGCTGGCCGCGGCGTGCGCAGGCGCGCCGACGGTCGACATCGTGGCGCGGGCGACCGACAGCACCGCCACCGGTGTCGTGGACCGGCTCGCCGACGCCGAAGCCATGGGCATCGTGTGTTACGAGGGCCGTCGCCTGCGCTTCGGCCATCCGGTGCTCGCAGCGGGTGTGTACGCGGACGCCGCCCCCGCGCAACGCCGGGCGATGCACCGGTCGCTCGCAGCGATCGTCGAGGAACCCGAACTGCGGGCGCGACATCTCGCCCTCGCGACCACGACCGGTGACCGGGACACACTGCACGCGCTCGACGCCGCGGCGGAGTCGGCGGGCAAACGAGGTGCGCCCGTCGCCGCCGCGGAGCTGCTGGACTTCGCGCTCGAACTGGGTGGCGACACGCCCGAACGACGAATCAGGCTGGCGGGCTTCCTGTTCGACAGCGGCAACAGCGCACGTGCCCGCCGACTGCTCGAGGAGGTCGTGGCACGGGATCCGGGGCGCGGTGTGTGCGCCGAAGCATTCGGTCTGCTCGCCGTGATCAGCCAGCTCGAAGGCAGTCTGCTGACCGCCGCGGACGAACTGAGCCGAGCCCTCGAACTGGCGGAGGACGATCTCGCGCTGCGTGCCCGGATCCTGGTCTCTCTCGCTTGGGTGCAGATCCACATCGGGGATCTCGCCGCGTCGGTGCGGAACATCTCCGACGCGGCGGCGGACGCACGCGCCGTCGATGATCCACACATCCTGAGTCAGGCCCTGGGCATGAAGATCGTGGTCGGTTTATTGTCGGGCAGCGGCTGTGACGACGAAATCCTGTGGCGGGCAACAGAATTGGAGTCTCACGAGTCGCCGGCGCCGGTGATGTTCCGCCCCAGCCTTCATGCTGCGCTGGCACACGCCTGGACCGGCCGGCTCGACGCCGCGCAGGACGCTCTCCTGACCGTCAGGCAGCGGTCCATCGAGCGAGGCGAGGAAAGTGCACTGGTCTTCATCGCCTACCACGAAGGCCTGACCGCGATCTGGCGTGCGGCGTTCGGGGACGCTGCCCTCATCGCCGAGAACGCGGTGCAGTTGGCGTCGCAACTCGATGGGCCACTGCCGATGTCGGCGGCGCTGACCATTCGGGCCCTCACCGCGGCCTACGCCGGGCACGAGGACGGCGCCCGCCGCGACCTGCAGCGGGCGATCGAACCCACCCGCGACTGTGGGTCCGAGCTGCTGGCCGGCTGGTCCATGGCGGCGCTGGGCTTCCTGGAGGTGTCGCTGGGCCGTCACCACGCCGCGCTCACGGCGCTGGAACCACTTGTCGACAGGCTCAGCGCGCATCCGGAGGCGGCGGAGATCTTCGCCGCGTGGTTCGTGCCCGACGCGGTGGAGAGCTTCGTCGCAGTGGGACGGGCCGCGGACGCCGAAGCCCTCGTCGACATGCTGGAACGCAATGGGCGACGGCTGGATCGCCCCTGGATGCTGGCAAGCGCCGGGCGCGGCCGCGCCATGCTGCTGGCCGCCGGCGGAGAACTCGACGCCGCCGCCGACGCCGCCGACCGCGCGCTGATCGAACATCGCCGCCTGCCCATGCCGTTCGAACGCGCTCGCACTCAGCTACTGGCCGGCCAACTGGAGCGGCGTCGTCGCCGCAACCACACCGCCGCGACCGGCCTGCGGCAGGCTCTGCAGGCCTTCGAGGACTTCGGCACGCCATTGTGGGCCCACCGTGCCCGAACCGAACTGGGCCGAGCCAACGTCGGCCACCACTCGGCGGGTACGCTCACTCCCTCCGAGCAGCGGGTGGCCGAACTCGCCGCCTCGGGCATGACCAACCGCGAAGTGGCCGCCGCCTTGTTCATCAGCCCCAAGACCGTCGAGGCGAACCTCGCCCGCGTCTATCGCAAACTGGGTATCCGGTCGCGGGCTGAACTCGGCCGGCACATGGGCGGGAACACGGTCAACCCGCGAAGTCAGGGCAGAGATTCGTGGTAG
- a CDS encoding DUF3151 domain-containing protein, producing MTRMGDLLGPEPVLLPGDPAAESELEAEENPAIVAAAHPSASVAWAALAEDALADDKAVTAYAYARTGYHRGLDQLRRNGWKGFGPVPVAHAPNRGFLRCVAALARAADSIGELDEYQRCLDLLDDCDPAARSALGLS from the coding sequence ATGACGCGGATGGGTGATCTTCTCGGACCGGAACCAGTGTTGCTGCCAGGTGATCCGGCCGCCGAATCCGAGCTCGAGGCAGAGGAGAACCCTGCCATCGTCGCGGCGGCGCACCCCTCCGCGTCGGTCGCGTGGGCCGCGCTGGCCGAGGATGCGCTCGCCGACGACAAGGCCGTCACCGCCTATGCCTACGCCCGCACGGGCTACCACCGCGGGCTCGATCAGCTGCGCCGCAACGGGTGGAAGGGCTTCGGCCCGGTCCCGGTCGCGCATGCACCCAACCGCGGTTTCCTGCGCTGCGTCGCGGCGCTGGCCCGGGCCGCCGACTCGATCGGCGAGCTCGACGAATACCAGCGTTGCCTCGATCTGCTCGACGACTGCGACCCAGCCGCGCGCTCCGCGCTCGGCCTGTCCTGA
- a CDS encoding FUSC family protein — MREQQLVARVPVALRAAVSSAIPVLVGGAAGNPGAGLIATLGAFTSRYGIGRPYLSRGLQLAVVAAALAGAVALGAWASAIAWLGVLTVSAVAVTAVWLCNALAVGPPGAYVFVVACAAGIGVSASHLLPWQIALLVLAGGAVAWTLQMLGATTGFRRPERAAVTTAATAVAGFIEAIGTSAQDDARRRAAVALHAAWKTLVHQQPVAAPPRSVLHRLHAANHAVHVVFADAMAAAAAGVPPEPGSAELVRRLGALDVAPESVAARDADRLPPTRPPTSSLLRQALLPGSHTRRVMVRVAIGVPLAGAAAVALGVDRAYWAMATAVLVLHQGTHLSGTLRRGAERLLGTWIGLGLAAVIIVVHPRGVLLALVLALLQFAIEMLVTRNYTLASMFITATALTIASGTRDLSAAEAGHLLLARGVDTLIGCAVGLAVYLLLADRQEADRLVDALARTHSAADAAADHLDRREATSLAARTARRDLQRATLDLLDAYEAARHGQRDQRASAAQLLPEVMAAEQRSYRTIAALWAVDAAPRRR, encoded by the coding sequence GTGCGAGAACAACAACTGGTAGCGCGGGTTCCCGTCGCGCTGCGCGCGGCGGTGAGCTCGGCGATACCGGTACTGGTCGGCGGGGCGGCGGGTAATCCCGGCGCCGGGCTGATCGCGACGCTCGGCGCGTTCACCTCCCGCTACGGCATCGGGCGCCCGTACCTCAGCCGCGGCCTGCAGCTGGCGGTGGTCGCCGCGGCACTGGCCGGCGCGGTCGCGCTGGGCGCGTGGGCGTCGGCGATCGCGTGGCTGGGCGTGCTGACCGTGTCCGCGGTCGCCGTGACCGCGGTGTGGCTGTGCAACGCGCTGGCCGTCGGGCCGCCCGGGGCGTACGTGTTCGTCGTCGCCTGCGCGGCCGGCATCGGGGTGTCGGCGTCACACCTGCTGCCGTGGCAGATCGCGCTGCTGGTGCTCGCCGGTGGCGCGGTGGCGTGGACACTCCAGATGCTCGGCGCGACCACCGGATTCCGGCGTCCAGAGCGGGCGGCGGTGACCACCGCGGCGACCGCGGTGGCCGGGTTCATCGAGGCGATCGGCACGTCGGCGCAGGATGACGCTCGGCGACGGGCCGCCGTCGCGCTGCACGCGGCGTGGAAGACGCTGGTGCACCAGCAGCCGGTGGCCGCGCCGCCGCGCAGCGTGTTGCACCGCCTGCACGCCGCCAACCATGCGGTCCACGTCGTGTTCGCCGACGCGATGGCCGCCGCGGCGGCGGGTGTCCCTCCCGAGCCGGGTTCCGCCGAACTGGTCCGCCGACTGGGCGCCCTCGACGTGGCGCCGGAATCGGTGGCGGCCCGCGACGCCGACCGGCTCCCGCCCACGCGTCCGCCGACCAGCAGCCTGCTGCGGCAGGCGCTGCTGCCGGGCTCGCACACGCGACGGGTGATGGTGCGGGTCGCGATCGGAGTACCGCTGGCCGGTGCGGCCGCCGTGGCGCTCGGCGTCGACCGGGCCTACTGGGCGATGGCGACCGCGGTGCTCGTGCTGCACCAGGGCACCCACCTGAGCGGGACGCTGCGCCGCGGGGCCGAGCGGCTGCTCGGCACCTGGATCGGTCTCGGCCTGGCCGCCGTCATCATCGTCGTGCACCCGAGGGGCGTGTTGCTCGCGCTCGTGCTGGCACTGCTGCAGTTCGCCATCGAGATGCTCGTGACCCGCAACTACACGCTGGCGTCGATGTTCATCACCGCGACCGCGCTGACCATCGCGTCCGGAACGCGGGACCTGTCGGCCGCCGAGGCGGGCCACCTGCTGCTGGCGCGGGGCGTCGACACGCTGATCGGGTGCGCGGTCGGGCTGGCCGTGTACCTGCTGCTGGCCGACCGCCAGGAGGCCGACCGCCTCGTCGACGCACTGGCGCGGACTCACAGCGCCGCCGACGCCGCGGCGGATCACCTCGACCGGCGGGAGGCGACCAGCCTGGCCGCCCGCACCGCCCGGCGCGACCTGCAGCGCGCCACGCTCGACCTGCTCGACGCCTACGAGGCCGCCCGGCACGGACAGCGCGACCAGCGCGCGTCGGCGGCGCAACTGCTGCCCGAGGTCATGGCCGCCGAGCAGCGGTCGTATCGGACGATCGCCGCCCTGTGGGCCGTCGACGCGGCGCCACGGCGCCGATGA
- a CDS encoding cation diffusion facilitator family transporter, with amino-acid sequence MGAGHDHGHADARASRMVMAAGVLTIFFVVELTTALAINSIALLADAGHMLTDLVAMFMGLTAVLLAKRGSASPSRTYGWHRAEVFTAVANAVLLLAMAAFILFEAIERLGDAPDIPGVPMIVVATAGLLANGIVVLLLRSHSAKSLAVKGAYMEVVADTVGSIGVLIAGIVTVTTGWPYADVVVAVFVALWVLPRAISLARAALRILSETSPSHIDVEELRTALGAVEGVTEVHDLHVWTLVPGKDMVTAHLTSKRDSASVLDDAREVLTARGLDHSTVQVEPPDAAADCECENNNW; translated from the coding sequence ATGGGTGCAGGACACGACCACGGTCATGCCGATGCCCGGGCGTCGCGCATGGTCATGGCGGCCGGCGTCCTGACGATCTTCTTCGTCGTCGAGCTGACGACAGCGCTGGCCATCAACTCGATCGCGCTGCTGGCCGATGCCGGCCACATGCTCACCGACCTGGTCGCCATGTTCATGGGGCTGACCGCGGTGCTGCTCGCGAAACGCGGGAGCGCGTCCCCGTCACGGACCTACGGCTGGCACCGCGCCGAGGTGTTCACGGCCGTCGCCAACGCGGTCCTGCTGCTCGCGATGGCGGCCTTCATCCTGTTCGAGGCGATCGAACGACTCGGCGACGCGCCGGACATCCCCGGCGTCCCGATGATCGTCGTCGCCACCGCCGGCCTGCTCGCCAACGGCATCGTCGTGCTGCTGCTGCGGTCGCACTCCGCGAAGAGCCTCGCGGTCAAGGGCGCCTACATGGAGGTCGTCGCGGACACGGTCGGCAGCATCGGCGTCCTGATCGCCGGCATAGTCACCGTCACCACCGGGTGGCCGTACGCCGACGTCGTCGTCGCCGTGTTCGTCGCCCTGTGGGTGCTGCCCCGCGCCATCTCGCTGGCCCGCGCCGCGCTGCGGATTCTGTCCGAGACGTCACCCAGCCACATCGACGTCGAAGAACTGCGCACCGCCCTGGGCGCGGTCGAAGGCGTCACCGAGGTGCACGACCTGCACGTCTGGACGCTCGTGCCGGGCAAGGACATGGTGACCGCGCACCTGACCAGCAAGCGTGACTCCGCGTCGGTGCTCGACGACGCCCGCGAGGTGCTGACGGCCCGCGGCCTCGACCATTCCACCGTTCAGGTCGAGCCGCCCGACGCTGCCGCCGACTGCGAGTGCGAGAACAACAACTGGTAG
- a CDS encoding site-2 protease family protein yields MSIRPLHQSVRPSPIFLALVAVTAVGGVLAWLSAARVEPMARVGVFVFVVFGWLVSLCLHEFGHAFTAWRYGDRDVAVRGYLTLNPLKYSHPLLSLGLPVLFIALGGIGLPGGAVYVQTAYMTRRQKTVVNLAGPAVNLVFAIALLVLTRLLYDPAHAVFWAGVAFLGFLQVTAFLLNILPIPGLDGYGALEPHLSPETQRAVQPAKQWGFLILLVLLLTPPLNQAFFSAVSTLFDMSGVPSALWAAGSRLTRFWSAWM; encoded by the coding sequence GTGAGCATCCGCCCGCTGCACCAGTCGGTCCGGCCCAGCCCGATCTTCCTGGCCCTCGTCGCGGTGACCGCCGTGGGCGGGGTGCTGGCGTGGCTGTCGGCCGCGCGGGTGGAACCGATGGCCCGCGTCGGCGTGTTCGTGTTCGTCGTGTTCGGGTGGCTGGTGTCGCTGTGCCTGCACGAGTTCGGACATGCGTTCACCGCCTGGCGGTACGGCGACCGTGATGTCGCGGTCCGGGGCTATCTGACGCTCAATCCGCTGAAGTACTCGCATCCCCTGCTGTCGCTGGGCTTGCCGGTGCTCTTCATCGCGCTCGGCGGGATCGGGCTGCCGGGCGGGGCGGTGTACGTCCAGACCGCGTACATGACCCGACGGCAGAAAACCGTGGTCAATCTCGCCGGCCCCGCCGTGAACCTGGTGTTCGCGATCGCGTTGCTCGTGCTGACCCGCCTGCTGTACGACCCCGCGCACGCGGTGTTCTGGGCCGGTGTGGCGTTCCTGGGCTTCCTGCAGGTGACCGCGTTCCTGCTGAACATCCTGCCCATCCCGGGTCTCGACGGGTACGGCGCGCTGGAACCCCATCTGAGCCCCGAGACCCAGCGCGCGGTGCAGCCGGCGAAGCAGTGGGGCTTCCTGATCCTGCTGGTCCTCCTCCTGACCCCACCGCTCAACCAGGCGTTCTTCAGTGCGGTCTCGACGCTGTTCGACATGTCCGGGGTGCCCAGCGCGCTGTGGGCGGCGGGCAGCCGGCTGACCCGGTTCTGGTCGGCCTGGATGTAA
- a CDS encoding adenylosuccinate synthase — translation MPAIVLIGAQWGDEGKGKATDLLGGRVQWVVRYQGGNNAGHTVVLPTGENFALHLIPSGILTPGVTNVIGNGVVVDPGVLLTELRGLEERGVDTERLLISADAHLLMPYHVAIDKVVERYAGSKKIGTTGRGIGPCYQDKIARQGIRVADVLDPALLAEKIEGALEFKNQVLVKIYNRKALDPAEVVDSLLAQAEGFRHRIADTRLLLGEALEREETVLLEGSQGTLLDVDHGTYPFVTSSNPTAGGASVGSGIGPTRITTVLGILKAYTTRVGSGPFPTELFDEKGEYLAKTGGEVGVTTGRRRRCGWFDAVIARYATRVNGITDYFLTKLDVLSSLESVPICVGYTVDGKRTDEMPMTQSDIARAEPIYEELPGWWEDISGAREFDDLPAKARDYVLRLEELAGAHVSCIGVGPGREQTIVRRDILAAP, via the coding sequence ATGCCGGCAATCGTGCTCATCGGTGCCCAGTGGGGTGACGAGGGCAAAGGAAAGGCCACCGATCTACTGGGCGGCCGGGTTCAATGGGTGGTTCGTTACCAGGGGGGCAACAACGCCGGTCACACGGTGGTGCTGCCGACGGGGGAGAACTTCGCGCTCCACCTGATCCCGTCGGGCATCCTGACCCCCGGCGTGACGAACGTGATCGGCAACGGCGTGGTCGTCGACCCCGGTGTGCTGCTCACCGAGCTCCGCGGTCTCGAGGAGCGCGGCGTGGACACCGAGCGGCTGCTCATCTCCGCCGACGCGCACCTGCTGATGCCGTATCACGTCGCGATCGACAAGGTCGTCGAACGGTACGCGGGCAGCAAGAAGATCGGCACCACCGGACGCGGGATCGGCCCGTGCTACCAGGACAAGATCGCTCGGCAGGGCATTCGGGTCGCCGATGTGCTCGATCCGGCGTTGTTGGCCGAAAAGATCGAGGGCGCACTGGAATTCAAGAACCAGGTGCTGGTCAAGATCTACAACCGCAAGGCGCTGGACCCCGCCGAGGTGGTGGACAGCCTGCTGGCGCAGGCCGAAGGCTTCAGGCATCGCATCGCCGACACCCGGCTGCTGCTGGGCGAGGCGCTCGAGCGCGAGGAGACCGTGCTGCTGGAGGGGTCCCAAGGCACCCTTCTCGACGTGGACCACGGCACGTATCCCTTTGTCACGTCCTCGAATCCGACGGCCGGCGGCGCGTCGGTCGGCTCCGGTATCGGCCCGACCCGGATCACCACGGTCCTGGGCATCCTCAAGGCCTACACGACCCGCGTCGGCTCGGGCCCGTTCCCGACCGAGTTGTTCGACGAGAAGGGCGAGTACCTGGCCAAGACCGGCGGGGAGGTCGGGGTCACCACCGGCCGTCGGCGGCGCTGCGGCTGGTTCGACGCCGTCATCGCCCGGTACGCCACGCGTGTCAACGGCATCACCGACTACTTCCTGACCAAGCTCGACGTGTTGTCGAGCCTGGAGTCCGTGCCGATCTGCGTCGGCTACACCGTGGACGGCAAGCGCACCGACGAGATGCCGATGACCCAGAGCGACATCGCGCGCGCCGAGCCGATCTACGAGGAACTACCCGGCTGGTGGGAGGACATCTCCGGCGCCCGCGAATTCGACGATCTGCCCGCCAAGGCGCGCGACTACGTCCTGCGGCTGGAAGAGCTTGCAGGAGCGCATGTCTCGTGTATCGGCGTCGGACCGGGGCGCGAGCAGACCATCGTGCGGCGAGACATCCTGGCCGCCCCGTGA
- a CDS encoding PaaI family thioesterase has protein sequence MSADYGLDPRRVDPEYDRHGGFPVFEAAQPGPGFERFLTAMRRAQDLAVSADPDAGTWEKAADLAEELVALLDPHEAREGVGPANRVPTLPGAGSLLMPPWTVRKFEPDGVELEVRFSRFHVGGNYAVHGGVLPLLFDSIFGMVIHATGRPISRTAFLHVDYRKVTPIDTVLTARGWLREEQGRKGFVNAELRDPDGNLLAEANGLMLRLLAGQP, from the coding sequence GTGAGCGCTGACTACGGGCTGGATCCGCGGCGCGTCGACCCCGAGTACGACCGCCACGGCGGCTTCCCGGTCTTCGAGGCCGCCCAACCAGGACCCGGTTTCGAGCGCTTCCTCACGGCGATGCGCCGTGCGCAAGACCTTGCGGTGTCGGCCGATCCGGACGCCGGAACGTGGGAGAAGGCGGCCGATCTGGCCGAGGAACTGGTCGCGCTGCTCGACCCGCACGAGGCGCGCGAGGGCGTCGGTCCCGCCAACCGGGTGCCCACCCTGCCGGGTGCGGGCAGCTTGCTGATGCCGCCGTGGACGGTGCGGAAGTTCGAGCCGGACGGCGTCGAATTGGAGGTCCGGTTCAGCCGGTTCCACGTCGGTGGCAACTATGCCGTGCACGGCGGCGTGCTGCCGCTGCTGTTCGACTCGATATTCGGCATGGTCATCCATGCGACGGGCCGGCCGATCAGCCGCACGGCGTTCCTGCACGTGGACTATCGGAAGGTGACACCGATCGACACGGTGCTGACGGCGCGGGGTTGGCTGCGGGAGGAGCAGGGCCGCAAGGGGTTCGTCAACGCCGAGTTGCGCGACCCCGACGGCAATCTGCTCGCCGAGGCGAACGGGTTGATGCTTCGGCTGCTGGCCGGCCAGCCGTAA
- a CDS encoding ferredoxin codes for MKVSADRELCIQAGNCVMVASEVFDQDDEGIVVILDEDVTGEAAEHAREAVKLCPSSALSIRED; via the coding sequence GTGAAAGTCTCTGCAGATCGCGAGTTGTGCATCCAGGCCGGCAATTGCGTGATGGTCGCCAGCGAGGTCTTCGATCAGGACGACGAGGGAATCGTGGTGATCCTCGACGAGGACGTCACCGGCGAGGCGGCCGAGCACGCGCGCGAAGCGGTCAAGCTGTGTCCGTCGTCGGCGTTGAGTATTCGCGAGGATTGA
- a CDS encoding cytochrome P450: MSQPRKVDADLPPLHMRRDGFDPTPLLGEIRETVGVQTVTNAFGMRVSLVTRHDDVKTVLSDHTRFANGRPPGFVVPGAAPVDEDEQARSRSGNLLGLDPPEHQRLRRMLTPEFTIRRIKRLQPRIVEIVDDALDALAAAGPPADLVEHFALPIPSLVICELLGVPYADRDDFQRRSARQLDLSIPIPERLELQRQGRAYMGALVEKARSQPGDDILGMLVREHGDELTDDELIGVAGLLLLAGHETTSNMLALGTLALLRHPDQLAAVRDDPAAVAPAVEELLRWLSIVQTAIPRITTTEVELAGVMIPAGQLVFASLPSANRDGHAIEAPDVLDITRGAPGHLAFGHGVHHCLGAPLARMEMQIAFPALLRRFPTLAPAEDFDDVQFRSFHFIYGLKSLEVSWT, from the coding sequence ATGAGTCAGCCCCGAAAGGTCGACGCCGATCTGCCGCCGCTGCACATGCGGCGCGACGGATTCGACCCGACGCCGCTGCTGGGCGAGATCCGCGAGACCGTCGGCGTGCAGACCGTCACGAACGCCTTCGGCATGCGCGTGTCCCTCGTCACCCGCCACGACGACGTCAAGACCGTGCTGTCCGACCACACCCGCTTCGCCAACGGGCGCCCACCGGGGTTCGTGGTGCCCGGCGCAGCGCCGGTCGACGAGGACGAGCAGGCCAGGTCCCGGTCGGGGAACCTGCTCGGCCTCGATCCGCCCGAGCACCAGCGCCTGCGCCGCATGCTGACCCCCGAGTTCACGATCCGGCGGATCAAGCGGCTGCAGCCGCGCATCGTCGAGATCGTCGACGACGCACTGGACGCGCTGGCGGCCGCCGGACCGCCCGCCGACCTCGTCGAGCACTTCGCGCTGCCGATCCCGTCGCTGGTCATCTGCGAGTTGCTCGGGGTGCCCTATGCCGACCGCGACGACTTCCAGCGGCGCAGCGCCCGCCAGCTGGACCTGTCCATCCCGATTCCCGAACGCCTCGAGCTGCAGCGGCAGGGCCGCGCCTACATGGGCGCGCTGGTCGAGAAAGCGAGGTCGCAGCCCGGTGACGACATCCTCGGGATGCTGGTACGCGAGCACGGCGACGAGCTCACCGACGACGAGCTGATCGGCGTCGCCGGCCTGCTCCTGCTCGCCGGCCACGAGACGACCTCCAACATGCTGGCCCTGGGCACGCTGGCGCTGCTACGCCACCCGGATCAACTGGCCGCCGTCCGCGACGACCCGGCCGCGGTGGCCCCGGCCGTCGAGGAACTGCTGCGCTGGCTGTCGATCGTGCAGACCGCGATACCCCGGATCACCACCACGGAGGTCGAACTCGCGGGCGTAATGATCCCGGCCGGCCAGCTGGTGTTCGCGTCGCTGCCCTCGGCCAACCGGGACGGTCACGCCATCGAGGCGCCCGACGTTCTCGACATCACCCGCGGCGCGCCCGGGCACCTCGCGTTCGGCCACGGTGTGCACCACTGCCTCGGCGCGCCGCTGGCCCGCATGGAGATGCAGATCGCGTTCCCCGCGCTGCTGCGACGCTTTCCGACGCTGGCGCCGGCCGAGGATTTCGACGATGTGCAGTTCCGGTCGTTCCACTTCATCTACGGTCTGAAGTCGTTGGAGGTGAGCTGGACGTGA